The region GGCGCACTGATGATCGTCTGGTTTGCGGTCAGCGCGGCGTTGCGCCCATTAGAGCGTTTGCGCACCGCAGTGGAAGAGCGCCAGTCCGATGATCTGCGGCCGTTGCCGCTGGTGGAAGTGCAGCGTGAGTTGTGGCCGCTGGTGCGCGCACTCAATCACTTTACCGAACGCTTGCGCGGGCAGTTCGAGCGTCAGGCGCAGTTCATTGCCGATGCGGCCCATGAACTGCGTACACCGCTGGCGGCGCTCAAGGCACGACTGGAATTGGGCTTGCGCGCCAGCGAACCGGAAACCTGGCGCAGCACCCTGGAAACCGCGGCCCAAGGAACGGATCGCCTGACGCATTTGGCCAATCAGTTGCTTTCCCTGGCTCGGGTCGAAAACGGCGCACGGGCGATTGCCGAGGGCGGCGCCCAGTTGCTGGACCTGAGCCAATTGGCCCGGGAACTGGGCATGGCGATGGCCCCGCTGGCCCACGCACGCGGCGTGGCGCTGGCGCTGGAGGCGGACGAGCCGGTGTGGCTGCGCGGTGAGCCGACGTTGTTGAACGAATTGCTGAGCAACCTGGTGGATAACGCATTGGCCCACACACCGCCCGGTGGCAATGTGATCCTTCGCGTGACGGCGCCGGCGGTGCTGGAGGTCGAGGACGATGGCCCCGGGATTCCCCTTGAAGAGCGCGATCGGGTATTTGAGCGCTTTTATCGGCGAAACCAGCAGGTCGCGGGATCAGGGTTGGGCTTGGCGATTGTCGGTGAGATCTGCCGCGCGCACTTGGCGCAGATCAGCCTGCATGACGGGGAGGCCGCGGGGTTGAAGGTTCGGGTGAGTTTTATTGCGGGGGAGTAAACACCAGACCTGTTGCCCCGGAGCTTTTGTGGCGAGGGAGCTTGCTCCCGTTGGGCTGCGAAGCAGCCCCAAAACCTGCAACCTGATTTCTTCTGACACACCGCATGCGTAGGGTTTACGACTGCTACGCAGCCGAACGGGAGCAAGCTCCCTCGCCACAATTATTCGTGTTCACAATCAGTAGAACATCGACCGCGATTCTTCCAGATCCCTGCACATCGCCTCATTCTCGGGATCAATCCCCAGCTTCTTGAACGACGGAACACTGAGCACGTCGATGCGGGCCAGCGGGTGGTCGCTGTCCTTGTGGCAATACAGGCTGGCGATCTGTACCAGGTCGACATAATCGACCCGCCCGGAATCGCGTTTGAAATCCAGGTACTGCCCCGGCAACTTCACCAACATCTCCGGAAATTCCCAGACGCTGAGCAGCTTGTCGCCGAGCAACGGATGAATGCGGTCGATCACATGGTTGAGACTGACCGGGTCCGAGAGCAGCTCATAGTGGTCTTCGGCGTACGTCAGGATCGGCAGTACACCAATTTGATGCACCAACCCGCCCAGCGCAGCCTGATCCGGTTTGAGCTGGGTGTAACTGCGGCACAGTGCATAACTGACCCCGGCGATTTCCAGGCTTTTGCGCCAGACATCGCGCATCTTCTGTTCCACCACTTCAGAACGGGCGTGGAAAATCTGTTCCATCACCAGACCGATGGCCAGGTTGCTGCTGTAGTTCACGCCCAGCCGGGTGATGGCCGTGTGCAGGTCGGTGACTTCCTGGGTTGCACGCAGCAACGGGCTGTTGACCACTTTGATCAGGCGCGCCGACAGCGCGGTATCGCGGCCGATTACTTTACTCAGGGTGCTTACGCTGATTTCCGGATCTTCAGCGGCCTTGCGAATTTGCAGGGCCACTTCCGGTAATGTTGGCAGAACCAGGTCATCGTTATCGATGGCCTCAACCAAATCCTGTTGGACCTTATCCGCCAGCTCGCTCATTTCTGTTCTCTAGGGTCTTGCAAAAAAATACTGCTGTTAACGCTGGATTTCTTTATCGCGATCCAGCGCGTAGGGCAGGTCGAGCAAGTGCAGGGCAGGGCCTTCTAGCGCTGCCAAGTGAATGTCGCCGCCCTCTGCTGCTTCGGCTTGCAGCACGGCCAGGAGTTCAATATTTTGTTCGCCGCGCGCGGCAATCACCACTTCACCAATAGAGCTGCCGTGGGTCGGGGAAAACAGTTGTGTGCCGGGTTCCGGCAATTCAATGCCATCCTGTTGCAAGCGGTACAGCCGGCGCTTGAGTTTGCCCAGGTACTGCATACGCGCGACGATTTCCTGGCCGGTGTAGCAGCCTTTCTTGAAACTCACGCCGCCAACGGCTTGCAGGTTGAGCATCTGTGGGATGAACAGCTCGCGAGTACTCGGCATGACCTGGCCGATCCCTGCGCGGACCTGGCCCAGCAGCCATTGATTCAGATCGCCTTCGGCCAGCAGGGCGGACAGCTTGCCCTTGATGGCATCGGCTTGATCGGCGGCGGTCCAGAGTTCGGCGCGTCCAGGTGAAACACGAATCGCGATCAGGCCGTCGTTGCGCGCAACGCTGTCGGTGTCGGCCGGCAGCTCAAGACCCAGGCTGCTCAGTGCCGCATCGCCATGATCGAGGCCGAAACGCACCCAGGCAGCGCTTTCATCGGTCAGTTTGGATTTTGAGAACACTGCGTACTTTTTCAGGTCCGCCAGTTGCGGCTCCAGCAGCTCGGTGGCCATGGCCAGGAGAACGCCGTCGCCTTCCAGCAGAATGCGGAAACTCGACTGCATCCGGCCTTTCTGGGTGCAACGGGCGCCGAGGCTGGCCTGGGTGTCGCTCAGGTAGTTGAGGTTGCAGGTCAATTGGCCCTGCAGGAATTTGCCGGCATCCGCGCCGCGGACCGCGAGAACGCCTTCGTGTGACAGGGTGCAGAAAAAAGCAGAATCGGCCATGGGTCATCGCAGGGTAAAGAGTCTGGGAGACATCATAAGGGGACGCCCATGAAATGGGTAGTTCACAAAAGCTCGAGAGGGGCCGACCAAAGCCGACTGTTCGACCGGGCGCGGGGCTGTATACTTGCCGCCTATTTGAGGAGCGCTCCATGGTCGAAGATGTTGAACTGAATCGCCTCTACTGGCACAGCCGCCGCGGCATGCTTGAGCTTGACGTATTGCTGGTGCCGTTCGTGAAAGAGGTCTATCCGCATCTCAATGATGTCGACCGCGATTGCTACCGCAAGCTGCTCGAATGCGAAGATCAGGACATGTTCGGTTGGTTCATGGAACGCGCCGAATCGGAAGATCCGGAGCTTCAGCGCATGGTTCGCATGATCCTGGATCGTGTCCAGCCCAAGTAATGCGTTCGAATGCCGCTGGCATGCCTCACGGCAGTTGCTGGCGGCGTATCTTCTGGCCCAGCTGTTCGCGCTGGGTGCGTTGTTTCTTCTCTCTATACCGCTCTGGGCCAGTTCGCTCGGTGTTTTGCTGTGCCTGGCACACGGCTTTTGGGTATTGCCACGGCAGATTTTGCTGACGCACCCGCAGGCATATTGTGGCTTGCGCCGGGACGCTGATGGTTGGCAGTTGTGGAATCAGGCTCAGGGTTGGCAATCGGTCCAGCTAAGGCCGGACAGTCTGGCGCTACCGTTGGTCGTAATACTGCGGTTTCGTCTGCGCGGCAAGCGTCGGGTCAGGACAATTTGTGTGCCTCATGATTCGCAGGCGGCGGATCTGCACCGACGCCTGCGGGTTCGGCTCAGGTTCAGTCGGCGTAGGTGGGCGGCACCAGAATAGTGTCCAGTGCCTCAGGCAACATGTTCGGGTAGTCGAGGGTGTAATGCAGACCGCGACTTTCCTTGCGCTCCATCGCTGACTGGATCATCAGTTCCGCAACTTGGGCCAAGTTGCGCAACTCGATCAAATCCCGGCTGACTTTATAGTTGCTGTAGAACTCGTCGATTTCGTCCAATAGCAGCCGCACACGGTGCTGTGCCCGTTGCAAGCGCTTGTTGGTGCGCACGATGCCCACGTAGTCCCACATGAAACGCCGCAATTCGTCCCAGTTGTGCGCAATGATCACGTCTTCGTCGGAGTCGGTCACCTGGCTCGCATCCCAGACGGGAAGGGCGGTCGGAATCGACACCTGAGGCAACTGCTCGAGAATGTCCGCCGCCGCCGAGCGCGCGTAGACGAAACACTCCAGCAACGAGTTGCTGGCCATGCGGTTGGCACCGTGCAGCCCGGTGAAGCTGGTCTCGCCAATGGCATACAGGCCGGGCACATCGGTGCGGCCTTGTTGATCGACCATCACGCCGCCGCAGGTGTAGTGCGCCGCCGGAACCACCGGGATCGGTTGCTTGGTGATGTCGATGGAAAACTCGAGGCAGCGTTCGTACATCGTCGGGAAGTGGGTCTTGATGAACGCTTCGGGCTTGTGGCTGATGTCCAGATAGACGCAATCGATGCCCAGGCGCTTCATCTCGTGGTCGATGGCCCTGGCGACGATGTCACGTGGCGCCAGTTCGGCGCGCGGGTCGAAGCGCTGCATGAAGCGTTCGCCGTTGGGCAGCTTCAGGTGCGCACCTTCGCCGCGCAGGGCTTCGGTGATCAGGAAACTCTTGGCCTGTGGGTGATACAGGCACGTGGGGTGGAACTGGTTGAACTCCAGGTTCGCCACCCGGCAGCCCGAACGCCAGGCCATGGCAATGCCATCCCCGCAAGCGCCGTCGGGATTGCTGGTATAGAGATAGACCTTTGCGGCGCCACCGGAAGCGAGGATCACGAAGCGGGCGGCGT is a window of Pseudomonas sp. 10S4 DNA encoding:
- a CDS encoding protein YgfX, with translation MSSPSNAFECRWHASRQLLAAYLLAQLFALGALFLLSIPLWASSLGVLLCLAHGFWVLPRQILLTHPQAYCGLRRDADGWQLWNQAQGWQSVQLRPDSLALPLVVILRFRLRGKRRVRTICVPHDSQAADLHRRLRVRLRFSRRRWAAPE
- a CDS encoding sensor histidine kinase, whose amino-acid sequence is MHKPSSLRWRLLWNLALLLVVLMLASGLSAYWNGREAADTAYDRTLLASARTIAAGLSQRDGSLSANVPYVALDTFAYDSAGRIYYQVNDIHQKLISGYENLPGPPPGTPRTDDYPALARFYNATYQGQNVRVVSLLKAVIEPNMNGMAEIRVAETDEARVRMARSLAADTLLRLGMLAIGALMIVWFAVSAALRPLERLRTAVEERQSDDLRPLPLVEVQRELWPLVRALNHFTERLRGQFERQAQFIADAAHELRTPLAALKARLELGLRASEPETWRSTLETAAQGTDRLTHLANQLLSLARVENGARAIAEGGAQLLDLSQLARELGMAMAPLAHARGVALALEADEPVWLRGEPTLLNELLSNLVDNALAHTPPGGNVILRVTAPAVLEVEDDGPGIPLEERDRVFERFYRRNQQVAGSGLGLAIVGEICRAHLAQISLHDGEAAGLKVRVSFIAGE
- a CDS encoding succinate dehydrogenase assembly factor 2, which translates into the protein MVEDVELNRLYWHSRRGMLELDVLLVPFVKEVYPHLNDVDRDCYRKLLECEDQDMFGWFMERAESEDPELQRMVRMILDRVQPK
- a CDS encoding HDOD domain-containing protein, yielding MSELADKVQQDLVEAIDNDDLVLPTLPEVALQIRKAAEDPEISVSTLSKVIGRDTALSARLIKVVNSPLLRATQEVTDLHTAITRLGVNYSSNLAIGLVMEQIFHARSEVVEQKMRDVWRKSLEIAGVSYALCRSYTQLKPDQAALGGLVHQIGVLPILTYAEDHYELLSDPVSLNHVIDRIHPLLGDKLLSVWEFPEMLVKLPGQYLDFKRDSGRVDYVDLVQIASLYCHKDSDHPLARIDVLSVPSFKKLGIDPENEAMCRDLEESRSMFY
- a CDS encoding YgfZ/GcvT domain-containing protein, giving the protein MADSAFFCTLSHEGVLAVRGADAGKFLQGQLTCNLNYLSDTQASLGARCTQKGRMQSSFRILLEGDGVLLAMATELLEPQLADLKKYAVFSKSKLTDESAAWVRFGLDHGDAALSSLGLELPADTDSVARNDGLIAIRVSPGRAELWTAADQADAIKGKLSALLAEGDLNQWLLGQVRAGIGQVMPSTRELFIPQMLNLQAVGGVSFKKGCYTGQEIVARMQYLGKLKRRLYRLQQDGIELPEPGTQLFSPTHGSSIGEVVIAARGEQNIELLAVLQAEAAEGGDIHLAALEGPALHLLDLPYALDRDKEIQR
- the nadB gene encoding L-aspartate oxidase; its protein translation is MSQQFQHDVLVIGSGAAGLSLALTLPGHLRIAVLSKGDLANGSTFWAQGGVAAVLDDTDTVESHVDDTLNAGGGLCHEDAVRFTVEHSKEAIQWLIDQGVPFTRDEESGTEDGGFEFHLTREGGHSHRRIIHAADATGAAIFRTLLFQARQRPNIELLEQRVAVDLITEKRLGLEGDRCLGAYVLNRTTGEVDTYAARFVILASGGAAKVYLYTSNPDGACGDGIAMAWRSGCRVANLEFNQFHPTCLYHPQAKSFLITEALRGEGAHLKLPNGERFMQRFDPRAELAPRDIVARAIDHEMKRLGIDCVYLDISHKPEAFIKTHFPTMYERCLEFSIDITKQPIPVVPAAHYTCGGVMVDQQGRTDVPGLYAIGETSFTGLHGANRMASNSLLECFVYARSAAADILEQLPQVSIPTALPVWDASQVTDSDEDVIIAHNWDELRRFMWDYVGIVRTNKRLQRAQHRVRLLLDEIDEFYSNYKVSRDLIELRNLAQVAELMIQSAMERKESRGLHYTLDYPNMLPEALDTILVPPTYAD